The segment GATTTGCGCAAGCGCGACCGGCCGCTATAGCCCGCCTATGCGGGCAGGAGCGATCGGGCGAAGATGGGGTGCCAGTTTCCCCCGGGCCTTCTCCATATTCTCTCCAGCGATCTACTGCGTAAAATCACAACAGGACGACACAGGTTCTGCTCTGTCAGGAGGCCGGGCAATCGGCAGTCCGGTTCACCTCCCCACCTGCCTGAGCCTCATTCTCTGGACCAGGAAGGCACACCCATAGATGACCAGCCCCGGAAGAAAGAGATAATACCTGGCCTCAAAGGGAACCCCTGCTCGTGCTGCAACCGCACCGGGGTTAAACAGAATAAAGGCGGCCGCCAGAAACAGCGGGGCCTCGTACCACCTGACCCTGGTCAGGCACCAGCCCTGGGCCACGTTTTCAAAGGCGGCCATGCCCACCAGGGCCATGGCGAAGATGAGCAGGGCCTGGGGCCAGCTGGTGATATTGTGGAGGATCAGGTCGGGGTTGAAAACAAACAGAAAGGCAATGACCGAGGTCCTGATATCGTAGAGAAACCCCTGGATGCCGGTGGCAACCGGCTCGGAGCCGGCAATGGCCGAGGCGGCATAGGCGGCCAGGCCCACCGGCGGCGTATCATCGGCCAGGATGCCGAAATAGAAGCAGAACAGATGGGCCGCCATGATTGAGACCGCAAAACCGTAGATGCTTCCCACCTCGACGATGATCGGCGCGGTCAACGATGCCATGACAATGTAGGTGGCAGTGGTCGGCAAGCCCATCCCCAGCAGCAGGCTGGCCACGGCAGTGAACAGCAGCAATAGAAAAATATTGCCCATGGCCAGATTTTCAACTATCTGGGAGATCATCCCGCCGATGCCCATGTTGACCACCCCGACGATGATCCCGGCCGCGGCACAGGCCAGGGCCACGGACATCATGTTTTTCGACCCCTGGATAAAACCGTGGGTCACGACCCTTACCCCGTTTATTATTCCCGGACCGATCCCGACGCCACCCAACCGGGCCCGTATTATTTCTTGAAAGAATATAACCACCAGGAGCACCATGATCGCCCTGAAGGCGGCCATCTCCGGCGAGTGGCGGACAAGCACCAGTTCGTACAGCAGCACCCCCAGGGGGAGGAGGTAATGGACCCCGCCCCTGAGGGTGGAGAAGAAGTTGGGCAGGTCGGCCTTGGCCAGGCCCCTTATGCCCAGCTTGCCGGCCTCGAGGTGGGTGATGCAGAACAGGCCGAAATAGGAAACAAGGGCAGGGATGGCGGCCGCCTTGACCACCTCGAGGTAGGGTACGTTGACATATTCGGCAATAATAAAGGCGGCAGCCCCCATGACCGGCGGCATCAACTGACCGTCGGTGCTGGCCGCCACCTCGATGGCCGCGGCCTTCTCGGCCGGGTAGCCGGTTTTCTTCATCAACGGAATAGTGAAGGGACCGGTGGTGACGATGTTGGCGATACTGGAACCGGAAACCATCCCGGTGGCGCCGCTGGACACCACTGCCGCCTTGGCCGCTCCCCCCTTGTACCGGCCGAGGACGGCCAGGGTCAGCCGGGTGAAGAATCTGCCGCCGCCGGCCTTTTCAAGCAGCGAACCGAGCAGCACGAACAGGTAGACAATGGAAGCGGAAACATCCAGGGGGATCCCGTAAATCCCCTCGGAGGACAGGCTGATATTGCTCAGATATTTTTTCAGGGACACCCCCTTGAAGGCAAAAATATCAGGGAGATGGGGTCCGAGAAAGGCGTAGGCAGTGAAAAACAAGGCAATGATTGACAGGGCCGGGCCAATGACCCGGCGCGCCGCTTCCAGGACCAGAAAAACCAGGGCCAGCCCCAGGACCAGGTCCCGGGTGACGGGCACGCCGGAGCGCATGGCCAGCCCCTGATAGTCCCAGACGATATACAGGGCGGAGCCCACCCCGGCCACGGCGAAGAGGTAATCAATCAGCGGAATCCGGTCAATGGCTGACAGGCTGGGCAGATATTTTTTCGGATGCTTGCAACAGGGGGCCAGGAGAAACAGCAGCGCCATGGCAAAGGCCAGATGGATCGCCCTGGTCTTGATGCTGTCCAGGACGAAAAAACCGGCCAACGCCAGTTGGAACAGGGCCCAGCCAATGGCAATGACCGCCACCAGCACCGACTCGAACCGGCGCAATTTGCGGATATCGCCGGTTTCCGCCTTCAGTATTTCCTCGGCATACTTCCGGCTGTCCTTCAATTCCATCTCCTCGCAACTGATAACGGGACAGGTACCAGACCGGGGTCACCGGCTGCGGTAAGGCCTTATCACGGCAGCAGCCGGGGGTCGATGAACTTGACCAGGCCGGTCTCCCGGTAGTAACGGAGGGCGCCCCGGTGGATCGGCGCGGACAGCCCCTTGAGCATGTTTTCCCTGGTCAACGCCGAATAGGCGGGGTGGAGCTTCTTGAACTCGTCCAGGTTATCAAATACCTCCCTGGTGACGGCATAGACGATCTTCTCGTCCAGGTTGCGGGAGGTGACAAGGGTGGCCTTGACCCCGATGGTCTCCACATCTCCCTGGTTGACGGTATTGGGATAGAAGTCAGCCGGGATGACGGACCGGGCGTAATAGGGGTACCGGGCCAGGAGCGCGTCAATGCCCGGACCGTTGATCGGGATGATATTGACCTTGATCCGGCCGGAGGTGGCCCCCTTGATATTGCCGTTGGGATGGCCGACCGTATAGAAGAAGGCATCGATCTTTTCGTCCTGCAGGAGCCCCGGGGCCTCCACTGCCTTGACCTGCTCGGCATGGATGTCGGCCATTGACAGGCCGGCGGCCGCAAGCACGTCCCTGGAATTCTGCAGCTGGCCGGAGCCGGGGTTGCCGATATTGACCCGTTTGCCCTTGAGATCGCGCACTGTTTTCACCCCGCTCACCGCCGAGGCAACCAGGGTGATCGATTCCGGGTGGATCGAAAACACGGAACGCAGATCCTGCTGCGGCCCTCTCCGGGCCCATTCGGCCAGGCCGTGATAAGCCTGGTACTGCCGGTCGGACTGGGCCACCCCGAATTCCAACTCACCGCTCAACACACTGTTGATATTATAGACCGAGCCGGCGGTGGATTCGACGGTCGCCTTGATCTTATATTCCTTGGATTTCTTATTAATCATCCGGCTGATGGCGCCGCCGGTGGGATAATAAACGCCGGTGACCCCGCCGGTGCCGATGGTGACAAAGGTCCTGGCGGATGCAGTGGCGGTCCCGCCGAAGAGCAAGATGATGAGAAGGGGGATAATCGATTTTCCAGTCATGGTCTGTTCTCCCTGCAGTCCGTGATGGGTTGGGTCCGAAGCAACAGCTGATCACTATTCCACCGTAACCGTTCACCGGGGGTATGGAATTACGGTAACCTCATGTCCGTAAGCGTTTTACATTCTACCGGACCGGGGCGGAAGCGCAAGGGGAAGTGACAGCGGCAAACCGGGGCCGCCGGTCCGGGACCGCCGGTTACAAACAAAAACAGGCGGCTGAAATCATCAGCCGCCTGTTTCCTTCCTTAAAAAGGAATCCCGCCATGCGGGAAATACTGTTACTGCTTAGGTGCCGGGCAGATCCGGAATATTGTCGCCATGGCAGTCGGTGCAGTTGGTCTGGGATGTAATTTTGTACTCAATGGCGTTGGCCAACGGCTTATTGCGCGGTTTGTATTTCCCGTCGGCCCACTCGTTCAACAGTTTTGCCGTATAGATGGCAATGTCGGCGGACAACCTTGCACAACGTTCCTTTCTCTGCATGGTGAAAAAGCCAACATTTTCCTTTTTCATCCATTTGCCGACCGAGATATGGCATATCGGTGTATCAGCCAGGCTCGTGTTGTGAATCTGGGCCTTGGCCTGACCGGCTTCCGGCTTATAATGCGGCAGTTTCTCATAGGCATAATAGGCAATCACATCGTTAATGATCGCCTGACCGTCACTGCCGCTGCCAGCGATAAGGCCAACCGCCATACCGGCGCCCACCAGGGTGCCGCAGCCGGTACCCCAGCCCATAAAACCGCCGTGAGCCCAGAAAACAGAGCCCAGCGGAAAAGCGTCATAGGGCGCGCCGACACTCTTTGCCAGGGGCTTGAAGATACCGGTCATCACCGTCTCGGCACAAAACCGGCTGAAATAGGTTGCATGGGCGATCCTGCCGACCTCGGCCAGATTCAGTTTTTTGTACGGATAGGTTGTGGTTCCGCCGGCCTGCGCCTTGGAGACAAAGCTGGTAACGCCGGACGATACCACGGCGGCCCCGGCTGCTAACGCCCCAGCGCTGATAAGAACTTTTCTTCTGTCCTGGTCACATTTTTTTGCTTCTTTCATGCTTTTCATACCCCCGTCTTAGGTTTTAAACCTCTGATGTTAACACGCGGCCCAATCCCTAACCCTCAAATTAAGCCACCCCTACCACTCTTTATTCACTGATATTTTTTATACGCGAACCCATAATTTTCCGCGCTATCGCCCTACTCAACGGCCGGTAAGCCTAAATAAAAACAAGCAGGCCCTTGAAAAGAAAAAATGCAGAAACGCCACCAGCGGGATAACTGGATCAAAAAGTACTGGAGCATGATAAATTATTTCATTAAGTAGATACCACAGTGTGGCACTTTAGAAAATGGGGCAAATTGTCGCAACAAAAGACAATCTCTTTGAGATCAACGGGATATGACCGGGTTACCGAAAACAAAGCCCAACAAGATTGTCAGGACAACAAACGGGCCGGCTGGCGATCAGTCCACAGATATTCCGGTCTTTTTCCGGCCCCGGGCAACGGATGGACCGAACAACAAAAACCGTAAAAACACACATTCCTGACCTTGCAAGTTAGCCGGTAAAAAAAAAATTGCTAGGCATCCGGTGACACAACCCCGCAACTAGCCTGAACCAGTAAAAAAACTGTGATTTTAGCAACCGGCTTTTCCGTGTAACCCGCCCCGCTTGCGGTTGTCACACCCTAACAGATAAAACTGGCCGCAAGGCGTCCGGGACCAGCTTTCAACCGGCCGTACCAAGAGCGCCTTTGGCCTGAAAAAGAGCAGTGCGACAACTTGCCGCATTTGCAACCCCGGTGCGTTATGCTACGTTGTGGTACGTTTTGGTTTCAGAAGAATAATTTTTCACCGCCTTATGCCTTCGTATTAATTTCATGGATACTAAGCAGTTAAGGGCGGCACTGTTGGATTATTCTTCAAAAGTGTGTTGTGGGGGAAGCAAGAAGCATCATTACAAGGAACTTTAATGAGGAGGGTACACGTGAAGGAAATCAACTGTGAAATGAGTAGACGCGGATT is part of the Desulfobacterales bacterium genome and harbors:
- a CDS encoding TAXI family TRAP transporter solute-binding subunit, producing the protein MTGKSIIPLLIILLFGGTATASARTFVTIGTGGVTGVYYPTGGAISRMINKKSKEYKIKATVESTAGSVYNINSVLSGELEFGVAQSDRQYQAYHGLAEWARRGPQQDLRSVFSIHPESITLVASAVSGVKTVRDLKGKRVNIGNPGSGQLQNSRDVLAAAGLSMADIHAEQVKAVEAPGLLQDEKIDAFFYTVGHPNGNIKGATSGRIKVNIIPINGPGIDALLARYPYYARSVIPADFYPNTVNQGDVETIGVKATLVTSRNLDEKIVYAVTREVFDNLDEFKKLHPAYSALTRENMLKGLSAPIHRGALRYYRETGLVKFIDPRLLP
- a CDS encoding C-GCAxxG-C-C family protein — translated: MKEAKKCDQDRRKVLISAGALAAGAAVVSSGVTSFVSKAQAGGTTTYPYKKLNLAEVGRIAHATYFSRFCAETVMTGIFKPLAKSVGAPYDAFPLGSVFWAHGGFMGWGTGCGTLVGAGMAVGLIAGSGSDGQAIINDVIAYYAYEKLPHYKPEAGQAKAQIHNTSLADTPICHISVGKWMKKENVGFFTMQRKERCARLSADIAIYTAKLLNEWADGKYKPRNKPLANAIEYKITSQTNCTDCHGDNIPDLPGT
- a CDS encoding TRAP transporter permease: MELKDSRKYAEEILKAETGDIRKLRRFESVLVAVIAIGWALFQLALAGFFVLDSIKTRAIHLAFAMALLFLLAPCCKHPKKYLPSLSAIDRIPLIDYLFAVAGVGSALYIVWDYQGLAMRSGVPVTRDLVLGLALVFLVLEAARRVIGPALSIIALFFTAYAFLGPHLPDIFAFKGVSLKKYLSNISLSSEGIYGIPLDVSASIVYLFVLLGSLLEKAGGGRFFTRLTLAVLGRYKGGAAKAAVVSSGATGMVSGSSIANIVTTGPFTIPLMKKTGYPAEKAAAIEVAASTDGQLMPPVMGAAAFIIAEYVNVPYLEVVKAAAIPALVSYFGLFCITHLEAGKLGIRGLAKADLPNFFSTLRGGVHYLLPLGVLLYELVLVRHSPEMAAFRAIMVLLVVIFFQEIIRARLGGVGIGPGIINGVRVVTHGFIQGSKNMMSVALACAAAGIIVGVVNMGIGGMISQIVENLAMGNIFLLLLFTAVASLLLGMGLPTTATYIVMASLTAPIIVEVGSIYGFAVSIMAAHLFCFYFGILADDTPPVGLAAYAASAIAGSEPVATGIQGFLYDIRTSVIAFLFVFNPDLILHNITSWPQALLIFAMALVGMAAFENVAQGWCLTRVRWYEAPLFLAAAFILFNPGAVAARAGVPFEARYYLFLPGLVIYGCAFLVQRMRLRQVGR